The stretch of DNA ACTTTTTAATAGCCAAACAATCCTTCGGGGcaaatagttttcttttttatgtttttatctaATTCTTTTAAAGTGAAATAGATTATATAGACTATAtcgaataatatttattattatttcatgtgaTTAGACCACACTTTTTCAATGGCAAAACAACTCGGTGTGAAAACTTAAATCTCGTTTGCTTATATAGGTGAGatagaaaagaaattttgtgaatagtaattaaataatttgaggTAAGATTTTTATGAGGTTTTacgaaataagagaaaaaaaaaaagttgaataaaaaaattataaaattaaaagagagttagaatataattttttaatataatttttgttttgaaatttgaaatttgaaaaggttgaattattttttgtattttgtttgaaagtttgaaaaatttgtaatgattagatgaaaatgttgaaaatttaaaattgaaaaatgtttgtatttgaatagtGTTTAGacattgagatgagatgaaattaaattagatgGTTTAAAAGGTTTACGAAAAACTAAACCAGGTctgaatttttctaaaaaattattataacttttctaaattttcaaacaaaacacaaaaaataattcaactttttaaaattttaaaacaataataatattaaaaaattatattatgaccCTCTTGTAACTTTAATACTGGACTGTTTCACCACCGAAACAGAAACTTCCAATTTTTTCGGTTTCGATTCAATCTGGTCCATTTTTTTGCTTTTACATattatctatgttagtaataatatgatgtttatatatactaaaatattagtctatttatattatagtataagtacattattttataataattaacacatactaatatagtattgaatttaactatagtttatataagttctagactttttatacgaatatatatgatcaaatgtgtaaaactgtatttacaaaaagaatatatatacatatatatatcaaaagtaagtttatattaataacttaatattaatgtttatgtttaagatttaaaatttaaaattttttttatactaattttatattatgagattaagatttatatgttatttaaaatcttatattaaaaattgcaagattaattttatgttatataatatgttatattaattttatgttacttgcataataagattaaaattttatgttatattaattaacaatttaacatataatatataatataatataaaaaattataaatatatatactagtctGGTTCCGTTTAaatcgatttttaaaatatcaaaacctgTATCGTACCGTTTTAAAAGTGATTTTGGTTCTTAAAAACTGATATCATATCAAACTACTTATAAACTGTATCGAATCAACCAATTCGGTTCGATCCTATCCAAGcttagtttggatattgaaaatactttactactatttattattttattattactttttacatactatttattattatttcatattttattattattatttataaaatatctaaaaatatctcgctattcaaacacaatcttaaccgatttttccaatttttttttacactatttCTGACTACTCGTATCTCAAACTCAGATTTGGGCGCGTTGGAGATCAGGTTTGAGCCTAAAAAACTGGAGGACAGACATTGTTCCAAACAACTACGTGGGCCCCAAATAATGAATCAGGGAATCGATGCGTCCCTAAATCCCAGCCCAAGTATCGTAATGCTGCTGCTTGTAATATCTCGAACCGGGCAATAATGGCGGCAGGAGCAGCAGCAACGTTATCCCCATTGATTGACCTCACGACCCTCCACTCTTCGTTCTCACCTTCTGCAAATTTCTCATTCCCTCACCATACTCTTTATCTACACCACCGCACCCCTCGCATAAAGCCCATAATCAGCATTTGTCACAgcaaggtctctctctctctctctctctctcacacacacacacacacacatacacacacacccacacccgcacgcacgcacgcacgcactgAGGCACGGACGCAAAGTTAGAACTTGGAGACAGTATTTGACCATAGGATGGATGATGTATGTTCTCAGTTGAACAGTTCAATCGGCACAGAAGCAGATGAGATTGATGAAGCTTTCTTCGAAATCGATGATGTGGCCGAGGAGGAGAGCGACGAGGAAGATACAGAGAGCAGCCTTGATTTGTTAATCAGGTTCTTGCAAAGCATGTTGAAAAAGGTCTCCAAGCGTGCCAAGAAGGCCTCCCGCTCCGTTTTGCCAGCCATAATACCTCCCCAGCTGGTAATTATTTCTCCTTCCTTAACGATTGCATGAAAGAAATCAATTATGCTGGCTTGgaactgctttttttttttttttctttttttgaagaaTCCACTCGAATTGAGTTTGGGTGTTGGGTCTGTTTGACGTAGGTGACATTTTAAAGGAACAAACTGATCAGTAGTGAATAATCTTCGAaaactttctctcattttcGTGATGTCTGCTGGAAGTCTTTGACGCATTGATCGGAAGGTagattttgtgcataaattgatACATGAAGAAGAGGACTATTGAGTGTTGGGTGAGCAACCGAGCATATAAAGGGAATGTTAAATACATTATGACATTGATAGGTCCCAGGTCAATCACTTGAGAATAATATATTGGATAAAACTCCACTTCGGGTGGGATCTGgaaaccacacacacacacacgcgaTAGCACGATCTCTCGAGAGGGTTGAGACAGCTGTATGCATGTGTGGGTCGCGTTCTTTGCTGCTTATTCCTCCATCTGTGAAATTAGAACTCAGCTTCTGCTCCCATTGCGGCATATCAGACATGCATTAAGCAAGTACATGAGGTGTGCCTCTGGGTTGTCCAGTGATGCTACTCTGCATCATGGATATGGGTCAGGTTCACTATATCAACACctaatatattcataaacaCACTGTGATCAAGATTTCAAGAGGTCCCTGTCAAGAATGCTAATCCCAAATGCAAGCTAGAGAATGAGATGGTGGAATAAGATCCTTTGGGTATGAATGTAACTCAACAATAAACAGAAAACGAATGCCAATCCCAAATGTTCGGTAGTTGGTGCTAAATTTAGTAagagaatgatttttttttgctttaaaacTGTTGTTTCATCTCTTTTGGAAATGGATTCCAAAAAGGCAACCCCAAAGTAAGTAAAAGAGGTAAAAACCCCTTCTTATGAAGAAGGGTTTCCAAAGAATAGCATTAAATAGATACGCCAGGAGCCCAGGATAACATGCTATACATAAGCACAGAACCTATTGTTATGTAAGTGCAGTCATTATGAATTAGAGGTGCTTtatcatcaacatcatcatcatctccacTATCTCTGCATGTTATTGTGAGcaaattattatgatttttggaGTAACTTGCGAGTTCTTTTTGGCTGTCTGTGTTTCAAATATGCTAATTTCTTTTCTAACCTTGTACCGGGAATACAGGTATCTTTTGCAGTTGATGGCATTCTGCTCTTGGGTTCGCTATCTATTGTGAAAGCACTTCTTGAGGTATGGTTTTGTCGTCACTGAATTTGATAAGTTAGATCCCATTAACTGTTTGATGTTCAATTAAGCAAACCACATGCGCATATGATTTGAAAGCCACGTTTATATGTCATGGTAATTGGATATGCTGAAACATTTTTTATCATGCaaacaagctctctctctctctctctctctctctctct from Juglans microcarpa x Juglans regia isolate MS1-56 chromosome 3S, Jm3101_v1.0, whole genome shotgun sequence encodes:
- the LOC121258266 gene encoding protein SHORT HYPOCOTYL IN WHITE LIGHT 1 produces the protein MAAGAAATLSPLIDLTTLHSSFSPSANFSFPHHTLYLHHRTPRIKPIISICHSKLNSSIGTEADEIDEAFFEIDDVAEEESDEEDTESSLDLLIRFLQSMLKKVSKRAKKASRSVLPAIIPPQLVSFAVDGILLLGSLSIVKALLEVVRTLGSTVFTVILLLRVIWAIVFYFQSSESSFNQGGSSFGATQPVT